In Anaerolineales bacterium, one DNA window encodes the following:
- a CDS encoding lamin tail domain-containing protein → MDRRTLIQYLLLNVFVSASVTGGILFWYDRNSRAVSQPAVVQQPAPVSDAGAMTSGELQTDIPVKISSVVGAGALNSEIVVIKFEGQGELDLASWQLKDENGNTFTFPKLILYPNGAVQVHTNAGTDTVIDLYWGVGDSIWSSGENARLFDPQGNLRAVYRVP, encoded by the coding sequence ATGGATCGCCGTACACTCATCCAATACCTGCTCTTGAACGTGTTCGTCTCGGCGAGTGTGACGGGCGGAATTCTGTTCTGGTATGACCGTAATTCCCGTGCTGTCAGCCAGCCTGCTGTGGTGCAGCAACCTGCCCCTGTCAGTGACGCGGGCGCCATGACCAGCGGTGAACTGCAAACGGATATCCCCGTGAAGATCAGCAGTGTTGTTGGTGCGGGAGCCTTGAATTCCGAGATCGTCGTCATCAAGTTTGAAGGACAAGGCGAGTTGGATCTGGCATCCTGGCAATTGAAGGATGAGAACGGCAACACCTTCACTTTTCCCAAACTCATATTGTATCCCAATGGAGCTGTGCAAGTCCACACCAACGCAGGCACGGATACCGTCATTGACCTGTACTGGGGTGTAGGCGATTCCATTTGGAGTTCTGGCGAGAATGCAAGGCTGTTCGATCCGCAGGGAAACCTGCGTGCTGTTTACAGAGTACCGTAG
- a CDS encoding type II toxin-antitoxin system HicB family antitoxin: MMRQVIVYSGEDGNFIAECPSLPGCISQGRTREEAVANIKEAIKGYIAALEEDGLPVPEENFSAIVVAV, translated from the coding sequence ATGATGAGACAAGTAATAGTTTATTCTGGAGAAGATGGCAATTTCATTGCTGAATGCCCCAGCCTGCCCGGGTGTATCAGTCAAGGACGGACTCGCGAGGAGGCGGTTGCAAATATAAAGGAAGCGATTAAAGGCTATATTGCGGCGCTTGAAGAAGATGGACTGCCTGTTCCCGAAGAAAACTTCAGCGCAATAGTGGTAGCTGTTTGA
- a CDS encoding type II toxin-antitoxin system HicA family toxin, translating into MIRLDRFVVPDHKELDRGTLRAIIRQSGLSVDEFIKLL; encoded by the coding sequence ATGATCCGTTTGGACAGGTTTGTTGTGCCGGACCACAAAGAATTGGACCGCGGAACACTTCGCGCCATCATCCGCCAATCTGGTCTCAGCGTGGATGAATTCATCAAATTACTGTAA
- the dnaX gene encoding DNA polymerase III subunit gamma/tau, with the protein MTQALYRKYRPVQWDAVIGQDHVVQTLTNSIKADRVGHAYLFAGPRGTGKTTVARLLAKAVNCLNEDLARRPDNTCDHCEAVNQNRFMDLIEIDAASNTSVDDVRDLRDKINFSPSQGKYKIYIIDEVHMLSTAAFNALLKTLEEPPPHAIFVLATTEIHKIPATVLSRCQRHEFRRVPVDEIVNNLKQIAQTENIQAEEDALTLIARQSAGGMRDAQSLLDQLASTGSTITLALAQQVLGTATSQTVLDLIASILDRQPARGLETIHRALDSGADPRSLARQIVEYLRGLMLIQMGNIEQVEAAREVKTQMQAQANSFNSSDVLRMMKIFNTAAVDLRGGWQPSLSLELALAEVLDAPTESVSSVGGPPRTKPKAPVSRAGSKPEADVLYQTKNTKPDVEIEAPVLNSIDIVKAWKSFIAALPKAQANLGALMNSVKMIDVQGRTLILGMASDVLVEKLNKPDQIETIQRLIKDHFDADVSVRCVVTNAKGKLPTHVSQDGMVAAAIQHGGEIVDMDE; encoded by the coding sequence ATGACCCAGGCCCTCTACCGCAAATACCGCCCCGTACAATGGGATGCCGTCATTGGACAGGACCATGTAGTCCAGACGCTTACCAACTCCATCAAGGCAGATAGAGTCGGTCATGCCTATCTCTTCGCGGGACCGCGAGGAACGGGCAAGACCACCGTCGCGCGCCTGCTGGCGAAAGCGGTCAACTGCCTCAACGAAGACCTTGCCCGGCGACCTGACAACACCTGCGACCACTGTGAAGCGGTCAACCAGAACCGCTTTATGGATCTGATCGAGATCGACGCCGCCTCCAACACAAGCGTGGACGATGTCCGCGACCTGCGCGACAAGATCAACTTCTCGCCATCGCAGGGAAAGTACAAGATCTACATCATTGACGAAGTCCACATGCTTTCCACAGCGGCCTTCAATGCGCTGCTTAAAACGCTCGAAGAACCGCCGCCGCATGCCATCTTCGTTTTGGCAACCACTGAAATTCATAAAATCCCCGCCACCGTTCTCTCGCGCTGTCAGCGTCACGAGTTCCGCCGCGTGCCCGTGGATGAGATCGTGAATAACCTTAAACAGATCGCGCAGACCGAGAACATCCAGGCGGAGGAGGATGCGCTTACGCTCATTGCCCGTCAATCGGCGGGCGGAATGCGCGATGCGCAGTCGCTCCTCGATCAACTTGCTTCCACTGGATCGACGATCACGCTTGCCCTCGCGCAGCAAGTCCTCGGTACGGCCACCAGCCAAACCGTGCTGGACCTCATCGCCTCGATCCTCGACCGTCAGCCTGCGCGCGGTCTCGAGACCATTCATCGTGCCCTTGACTCTGGCGCCGACCCGCGCTCGCTGGCCCGCCAGATCGTCGAATACCTGCGCGGGCTCATGCTCATTCAAATGGGCAATATTGAGCAGGTCGAAGCCGCGCGCGAGGTCAAAACTCAAATGCAAGCGCAAGCAAATTCGTTCAACTCGTCGGATGTTTTGCGGATGATGAAGATTTTTAACACTGCCGCCGTGGATTTACGCGGCGGCTGGCAGCCATCCTTGAGTCTGGAACTTGCCCTCGCTGAAGTGCTGGATGCTCCAACCGAATCGGTGTCCTCCGTGGGGGGACCGCCTCGAACGAAGCCCAAAGCTCCTGTTTCCCGAGCCGGATCCAAGCCCGAAGCGGATGTGCTCTACCAGACAAAAAATACAAAACCGGATGTCGAGATCGAAGCACCCGTACTCAATTCCATCGACATCGTCAAGGCATGGAAGTCTTTTATTGCCGCGCTTCCCAAAGCGCAGGCAAATCTCGGCGCGTTGATGAACTCCGTCAAGATGATAGATGTGCAGGGCAGGACCCTCATCCTTGGCATGGCAAGCGACGTGCTCGTGGAGAAACTCAACAAACCCGACCAGATCGAAACCATCCAACGCCTCATCAAAGACCACTTCGATGCGGACGTGTCCGTGCGCTGTGTGGTCACCAACGCCAAAGGTAAACTCCCCACCCACGTCTCGCAGGACGGCATGGTCGCCGCCGCGATCCAGCACGGCGGTGAGATTGTGGATATGGATGAGTAA
- a CDS encoding YbaB/EbfC family nucleoid-associated protein, with translation MAKGFNKGPAMGGQGGMMAQIQKLQQQMEEAQAKLAEETVSATAGGGAIKVVMTGDQKCKSVEISPEFLQDADAEMLQDMVLSAVNMALDESRALQEKLMGPLAGGMPF, from the coding sequence ATGGCAAAAGGCTTTAACAAAGGACCCGCCATGGGCGGACAGGGCGGAATGATGGCGCAGATCCAAAAACTGCAACAACAAATGGAGGAAGCGCAGGCGAAACTCGCCGAAGAGACGGTCAGTGCCACAGCAGGTGGCGGCGCGATCAAAGTCGTCATGACCGGCGACCAGAAATGCAAATCTGTCGAAATCTCCCCCGAATTTTTGCAGGACGCAGACGCCGAAATGCTGCAAGACATGGTCTTGTCCGCTGTCAACATGGCATTGGATGAGTCCCGCGCCTTGCAGGAAAAGTTGATGGGTCCGCTGGCGGGCGGGATGCCCTTCTAA